A DNA window from Roseovarius sp. Pro17 contains the following coding sequences:
- a CDS encoding sarcosine oxidase subunit gamma: MPDFTLTSAPPLAGYDQSFGDIQLSAPKDLAIVSIALPLGGEDAAKKAIKTAFGVALPEVGMSVVAKDKSSAIMRLGVDQAFVLFPSPTPDAEPQIAKKLKGAAYTTDQTDAWCALEISGPGARRALERICPVDLHPDAFAVNAIARTVMEHMGAIIARTGDDTYLLLSASSSAKSFLHAVELSAKNVS, encoded by the coding sequence GTGCCTGATTTCACCCTCACCTCCGCGCCGCCGCTGGCAGGCTATGACCAGAGCTTTGGCGATATCCAGCTGAGCGCGCCAAAGGATCTGGCCATCGTGTCCATCGCCCTGCCGCTGGGCGGCGAGGATGCGGCCAAAAAGGCGATCAAGACCGCCTTTGGCGTCGCATTGCCCGAGGTCGGCATGTCCGTTGTCGCCAAAGATAAATCCAGCGCGATCATGCGCCTGGGCGTCGATCAGGCCTTTGTGCTGTTCCCCAGCCCGACGCCCGACGCCGAGCCGCAGATCGCCAAAAAACTGAAGGGCGCGGCCTACACGACCGACCAGACCGACGCATGGTGCGCGTTGGAAATATCCGGCCCCGGCGCACGCCGCGCGCTTGAGCGGATTTGCCCGGTTGACCTGCACCCTGATGCGTTCGCGGTAAATGCCATTGCCCGCACGGTGATGGAGCATATGGGCGCAATCATCGCGCGCACTGGCGACGATACGTATCTGCTGCTCTCGGCAAGTTCCTCGGCCAAGTCATTCCTGCACGCGGTCGAGTTGTCGGCAAAGAATGTAAGCTGA